Proteins from a genomic interval of Harpia harpyja isolate bHarHar1 chromosome 9, bHarHar1 primary haplotype, whole genome shotgun sequence:
- the TCHP gene encoding trichoplein keratin filament-binding protein isoform X1, which yields MALWRAARGRARAPERWAAERRRELEARSRQQWERASRSFARAAICCSRQARWSAPRAPPPSPAAVRREAEEAAERLEQRRARLRRLLGEEREALAAELWELRRERGPEPAGMRRRSQELRAGREERRRKVAEQLLYEHWKKNNAELREVESELHRKHVMEAWGDQLMQKIKQEAAELEEKKRYENEYEIAQRDTLERMRQEEEKRQLEEKQQAEVLLQQIEELKLQDTEATKLKKEQENLLKQQWELEDLEEERKQMEEHRKKKELGRFLRHQCDIQLKRRAQQIQEELEIDRQILLALLEKEDEDQHHQSAQRERAVVDVAWMKHVIEEQLQLEKEREAELQTIFREEAKKVWEKREEEWEREKVARDRLMNEVLAGRQRQIQEKMELNRQAQEESIKYREQLIKELEEAKELTRREKEQEEELKAASRRELEAQLTACRLQEREEQQCQREEEEEERSARQHCEELVWQEAEQGYRSRLYSYPKAAWT from the exons atGGCGCTGTGGCGGGCGGctcggggccgggcccgggccccggaGCGCTGGGCCGCCGAGCGGCGGCGGGAGCTGGAGGCGCGGAGCCGGCAGCAGTGGGAGCGGGCCAGCCGCTCCTTCGCCCGGGCCGCCATTTGCTGCTCCAGGCAGGCGCGGTGGAGCGcgccgcgggccccgccgcccag CCCGGCGGCGGTGCGACGGGAGGCGGAGGAAGCGGCGGAGCGGCTGGAGCAGCGGCGGGCGCGGCTGCGGCGGCTGCTCGGCGAGGAGCGGGAGGCGCTGGCGGCGGAGCTGTGGGAGCTGCGGCGGGAGCGCGGGCCGGAGCCCGCCGGGATGCGGCGGCGGAGCCAGGAGCTGCGAGCCGGCCGGGAGGAGcggaggaggaag GTTGCTGAGCAGCTGCTCTATgagcactggaagaaaaacaacgCTGAGCTCCGGGAG GTGGAGTCAGAGCTGCACAGGAAGCACGTGATGGAGGCTTGGGGTGATCAGCTAATGCAAAAAATCAAG caagaagcagctgaactTGAAGAGAAAAAACGTTACGAAAACGAATATGAAATTGCGCAAAGGGACACACTGGAAAGAATGAGACAAGAGGAAGAGAAGCGTCagctggaagagaagcagcaagcGGAGGTGTTGCTTCAACAAATAGAAGAACTGAAATTACAGGACACAGAG gcaacaaagctgaaaaaagaacaagagaattTATTAAAGCAGcagtgggagctggaggacttggaagaagaaaggaaacaaatggaaGAGCACCGGAAGAAGAAAGAGCTTGG tcgCTTTTTGAGGCATCAGTGCGATATCCAGTTAAAGAGACGAGCCCAGCAGATACAAGAGGAGCTG GAGATAGACAGGCAAATCTTATTAGCCCTCCTCGAGAAAGAAGATGAGGATCAGCACCATCAGTCTGCACAACGAGAACGAGCTGTTGTGGATGTTGCCTGGATGAAACATGTCATTGAGGAACAGCTCCAGttagaaaaggagagggaggcagagctgcagaCTATTTTTAG aGAAGAAGCTAAAAAAGtgtgggagaagagggaagaagaatgggaaagagagaaggtGGCCAGAGATCGCCTGATGAATGAG GTCCTTGCAGGCAGACAGCGCCAGATCCAAGAGAAGATGGAGTTAAACAGACAAGCCCAAGAAGAGTCTATAAAGTATCGAGAGCAGCTGATTAAAGAACTCGAAGAGGCAAAAGAACTGACTAGGcgagagaaggagcaggaggaggaactgaAGGCAGCCAGCAGGCGGGAGCTGGAGGCGCAG CTGACAGCGTGCCGCTTGCAAGAACGGGAGGAGCAGCAGTgccagagggaggaggaggaagaggagagatcAGCCCGGCAGCACTGCGAGGAATTGGTGTGGCAGGAGGCCGAGCAAGGGTATCGCAGCAGG
- the TCHP gene encoding trichoplein keratin filament-binding protein isoform X2, with protein sequence MALWRAARGRARAPERWAAERRRELEARSRQQWERASRSFARAAICCSRQARWSAPRAPPPSPAAVRREAEEAAERLEQRRARLRRLLGEEREALAAELWELRRERGPEPAGMRRRSQELRAGREERRRKVESELHRKHVMEAWGDQLMQKIKQEAAELEEKKRYENEYEIAQRDTLERMRQEEEKRQLEEKQQAEVLLQQIEELKLQDTEATKLKKEQENLLKQQWELEDLEEERKQMEEHRKKKELGRFLRHQCDIQLKRRAQQIQEELEIDRQILLALLEKEDEDQHHQSAQRERAVVDVAWMKHVIEEQLQLEKEREAELQTIFREEAKKVWEKREEEWEREKVARDRLMNEVLAGRQRQIQEKMELNRQAQEESIKYREQLIKELEEAKELTRREKEQEEELKAASRRELEAQLTACRLQEREEQQCQREEEEEERSARQHCEELVWQEAEQGYRSRLYSYPKAAWT encoded by the exons atGGCGCTGTGGCGGGCGGctcggggccgggcccgggccccggaGCGCTGGGCCGCCGAGCGGCGGCGGGAGCTGGAGGCGCGGAGCCGGCAGCAGTGGGAGCGGGCCAGCCGCTCCTTCGCCCGGGCCGCCATTTGCTGCTCCAGGCAGGCGCGGTGGAGCGcgccgcgggccccgccgcccag CCCGGCGGCGGTGCGACGGGAGGCGGAGGAAGCGGCGGAGCGGCTGGAGCAGCGGCGGGCGCGGCTGCGGCGGCTGCTCGGCGAGGAGCGGGAGGCGCTGGCGGCGGAGCTGTGGGAGCTGCGGCGGGAGCGCGGGCCGGAGCCCGCCGGGATGCGGCGGCGGAGCCAGGAGCTGCGAGCCGGCCGGGAGGAGcggaggaggaag GTGGAGTCAGAGCTGCACAGGAAGCACGTGATGGAGGCTTGGGGTGATCAGCTAATGCAAAAAATCAAG caagaagcagctgaactTGAAGAGAAAAAACGTTACGAAAACGAATATGAAATTGCGCAAAGGGACACACTGGAAAGAATGAGACAAGAGGAAGAGAAGCGTCagctggaagagaagcagcaagcGGAGGTGTTGCTTCAACAAATAGAAGAACTGAAATTACAGGACACAGAG gcaacaaagctgaaaaaagaacaagagaattTATTAAAGCAGcagtgggagctggaggacttggaagaagaaaggaaacaaatggaaGAGCACCGGAAGAAGAAAGAGCTTGG tcgCTTTTTGAGGCATCAGTGCGATATCCAGTTAAAGAGACGAGCCCAGCAGATACAAGAGGAGCTG GAGATAGACAGGCAAATCTTATTAGCCCTCCTCGAGAAAGAAGATGAGGATCAGCACCATCAGTCTGCACAACGAGAACGAGCTGTTGTGGATGTTGCCTGGATGAAACATGTCATTGAGGAACAGCTCCAGttagaaaaggagagggaggcagagctgcagaCTATTTTTAG aGAAGAAGCTAAAAAAGtgtgggagaagagggaagaagaatgggaaagagagaaggtGGCCAGAGATCGCCTGATGAATGAG GTCCTTGCAGGCAGACAGCGCCAGATCCAAGAGAAGATGGAGTTAAACAGACAAGCCCAAGAAGAGTCTATAAAGTATCGAGAGCAGCTGATTAAAGAACTCGAAGAGGCAAAAGAACTGACTAGGcgagagaaggagcaggaggaggaactgaAGGCAGCCAGCAGGCGGGAGCTGGAGGCGCAG CTGACAGCGTGCCGCTTGCAAGAACGGGAGGAGCAGCAGTgccagagggaggaggaggaagaggagagatcAGCCCGGCAGCACTGCGAGGAATTGGTGTGGCAGGAGGCCGAGCAAGGGTATCGCAGCAGG
- the GLTP gene encoding glycolipid transfer protein, translated as MALLLEHEFKPLPADKQIETLPFLEAVAHLPPFFDCLGTPIVYSPVKADLTGNIKKIRAVYDSNPAKFKTLQNILEVEKEMHGSAWPKTGATLALMWLKRGLKFMLVLLQSISDGERDEEHPNLIRVNAMKAYEIALKKYHGWMLQKLFMGSVYALPYKSDLLKALEKGKDVKEEESIEKIHQFLSRVTPILDAIYEMYTKMNAELSYKA; from the exons atGGCGCTGCTGCTGGAGCACGAGTTCAAGCCGCTGCCGGCCGATAAGCAGATCGAGACGCTGCCCTTCCTGGAGGCTGTGGCGCACCTGCCGCCCTTTTTCG ATTGCCTGGGGACTCCCATCGTCTACTCGCCAGTCAAAGCAGACCTGACTGGAAATATCAAG AAAATCCGGGCGGTTTACGACTCCAACCCTGCCAAGTTCAAAACGCTGCAGAACATCCTGGAGGTGGAGAAGGAGATGCATGGCTCAGCCTGGCCCAAGACGGGTGCGACGCTGGCGCTGATGTGGTTGAAAAG GGGCCTGAAGTTCATGCTGGTGTTGCTGCAGAGCATCTCCGACGGCGAGCGGGACGAGGAGCATCCGAACCTCATCCGGGTGAATGCCATGAAGGCTTACGAGATCGCGTTGAAGAAATACCACGGCTGGATGCTGCAGAAGCTGTTCATG GGCTCAGTCTATGCTCTTCCGTACAAATCGGATTTGCTGAAGGCATTAGAGAAGGGTAAAGACGTCAAAGAGGAGGAAAGCATAGAGAAGATTCATCAGTTTCTCTCGAGGGTCACTCCCATCCTGGATGCGATTTATGAGATGTACACAAAGATGAACGCCGAGCTGAGCTACAAAGCCTAA
- the TRPV4 gene encoding LOW QUALITY PROTEIN: transient receptor potential cation channel subfamily V member 4 (The sequence of the model RefSeq protein was modified relative to this genomic sequence to represent the inferred CDS: deleted 2 bases in 2 codons) has translation MADTEDPPRAAGSDAGEGPGDDGSLQNDSFPLSSLANLFESEDTPSSAEAARGPPGAGDGKQNLRMKFHGAFRKGAPKPMELLEATIYESAVVPAPKKAPMDSLFDYGTYRHHPSENKRWRRRVAEKQAAGMKAPAPNPPPVLKVFNRPILFDIVSRGSPAGLDGLLSFLLTHKKRLTDEEFREPSTGKTCLPKALLNLSGGRNDTIPLLLDIAEKTGNMREFINSPFRDVYYRGQTALHIAIERRCKHYVELLVEKGADVHAQARGRFFQPKDEGGYFYFGELPLSLAACTNQPHIVHYLTENGHKQADLRRQDSRGNTVLHALVAIADNTRENTKFVTKMYDLLLVKCAKLFPDTNLEALLNNDGLSPLMMAAKTGKIGIFQHIIRREITDEDARHLSRKFKDWAYGPVYSSLYDLSSLDTCGEEVSVLEILVYNSKIENRHEMLAVEPINELLRDKWRKFGAVSFYISVVSYLCAMVIFTLVAYYRPMEGPPPYPYITTVDYLRLAGEIITLLTGILFFFTNIKDLFMKKCPGVNSFFIDGSFQLLYFIYSVLVIVTAGLYLGGIEAYLAVMVFALVLGWMNALYFTRGLKLTGTYSIMIQKILFKDLFRFLLVYLLFMIGYASALVSLLNPCPSSESCGEEQSNCTVPTYPSCRDSQTFSTFLLDLFKLTIGMGDLEMLESAKYPGVFIILLVTYIILTFVLLLNMLIALMGETVGQVSKESKHIWKLQWATTILDIERSFPVFLRRAFRSGEMVTVGKGTDGTPDRRWCFRVDEVNWSHWNQNLGIISEDPGKSDTYQYYGLSHTVGRLRRDRWSTVVPRVVELNKSCQPEEVVVPLGTVGRVETRERRHGQAPSSPL, from the exons ATGGCAGATACCGAAGACCCCCCC CGCGCTGCTGGCAGTGATGCCGGTGAGGGGCCGGGGGATGACGGTTCTCTCCAGAATgactccttccctctctcctcgcTGGCCAACCTGTTCGAGAGCGAGGACACCCCATCCTCTGCTGAGGCAGCCCGGGGC CCCCCCGGCGCTGGGGATGGAAAGCAAAACCTCCGCATGAAATTCCATGGGGCTTTCCGGAAAGGCGCCCCGAAGCccatggagctgctggaggctACCATCTATGAGTCGGCTGTGGTCCCCGCACCCAAGAAAGCCCCCATGGACTCCCTCTTTGACTATGGCACCTACCGCCACCACCCCAGTGAGAACAAGCGCTGGCGCAGGAGGGTTGCGGA GAAGCAGGCGGCGGGCATGAAGGCGCCGGCTCCCAACCCGCCCCCCGTCCTCAAGGTCTTCAACAGACCCATCCTTTTCGATATCGTCTCCCGGGGGTCCCCGGCTGGCCTGGACgggctcctctccttcctcctcacccacAAGAAGCGCCTGACGGATGAGGAGTTTCGAG AGCCCTCCACGGGGAAGACCTGCCTGCCCAAGGCGCTGCTCAACCTGAGCGGGGGCAGGAATGACACCATCCCCCTCCTCCTCGACATCGCCGAGAAGACGGGCAACATGCGGGAGTTCATCAACTCGCCCTTCAGGGATGTCTACTACCGAG GTCAGACAGCCCTGCACATCGCCATTGAGCGCCGCTGCAAGCACTACGTGGAGCTGCTGGTGGAGAAGGGAGCAGATGTGCATGCCCAGGCCCGCGGCCGCTTCTTCCAGCCCAAGGACGAGGGCGGCTACTTCTACTTTG GCGAGCTGCCCCTCTCGCTGGCTGCCTGCACCAACCAGCCCCACATCGTGCACTACCTGACGGAGAACGGGCACAAGCAGGCGGACCTGCGGCGCCAGGACTCTCGTGGCAATACCGTGCTGCACGCCCTGGTCGCTATCGCCGACAACACCCGTGAGAACACCAAGTTCGTCACCAAGATGTACGACCTGCTCCTCGTCAAGTGTGCCAAGCTCTTCCCCGACACCAACCTGGAGGCGCTGCTCAACAACGATGGCCTCTCCCCCCTCATGATGGCTGCCAAGACCGGCAAGATTGGG ATCTTCCAGCACATCATCAGACGGGAGATCACGGACGAGGATGCCCGGCACCTCTCACGGAAGTTTAAGGACTGGGCGTACGGCCCCGTCTACTCCTCCCTCTATGACCTCTCCTCGCTGGACACCTGTGGGGAGGAGGTGTCCGTGCTGGAGATCCTTGTCTACAACAGCAAGATTGAG aaccgccatgagatgttggccGTGGAGCCCATCAACGAGCTGCTGCGTGACAAGTGGCGCAAGTTTGGGGCCGTCTCCTTCTACATCAGCGTGGTCTCCTACCTCTGCGCCATGGTCATCTTCACCCTTGTTGCCTACTACCGCCCCATGGAAGGCCCC CCTCCCTACCCGTACATCACCACTGTCGACTACCTGCGCCTGGCTGGGGAGATCATCACCCTTCTCACCGGCATCCTCTTCTTCTTCACAAAC aTCAAAGATCTGTTCATGAAGAAGTGCCCAGGCGTGAACTCCTTCTTCATAGATGGCTCCTTCCAGCTGCTCTA CTTCATCTACTCGGTGCTGGTGATCGTCACGGCAGGGCTGTACCTGGGCGGCATTGAGGCGTACCTGGCCGTCATGGTCTTCGCGCTGGTCCTGGGCTGGATGAATGCGCTGTACTTCACCCGGGGGCTCAAGCTGACGGGGACCTACAGCATCATGATCCAGAAG ATCCTCTTCAAAGACCTTTTCCGCTTCCTCCTGGTCTACTTGCTCTTCATGATCGGCTATGCGTCAG ctctggTGTCCCTCCTCAACCCGTGTCCCAGCAGTGAGTCCTGTGGCGAGGAGCAGTCCAACTGCACGGTGCCCACCTACCCCTCCTGCCGGGACAGCCAGACCTTCAGCACCTTCCTGCTCGACCTCTTTAAGCTCACCATTGGCATGGGTGACCTGGAGATGCTTGAGAGTGCCAAGTACCCTGGTGTCTTCATCATCCTCCTCGTCACCTACATCATCCTCACCTTTGTGCTCCTCCTCAACATGCTCATCGCTCTCATGGGTGAGACAGTGGGCCAAGTCTCCAAGGAGAGCAAGCACATCTGGAAGCTGCAG TGGGCCACCACCATCCTGGACATCGAACGCTCCTTCCCTGTGTTCCTGCGGAGAGCCTTCCGCTCGGGGGAGATGGTCACTGTGGGGAAGGGCACCGATGGGACGCCTGACCGCCGCTGGTGCTTCAG GGTGGACGAGGTGAACTGGTCCCACTGGAACCAGAACCTGGGCATCATCAGCGAGGACCCGGGCAAGAGCGACACGTACCAGTACTATGGCTTGTCCCACACCGTGGGCCGGCTGCGGAGAG ATCGCTGGTCGACGGTGGTGCCACGCGTGGTGGAGCTCAACAAGAGCTGCCAGCCGGAGGAGGTGGTGGTGCCGCTGGGGACCGTGGGGAGGGTGGAGACGCGGGAGCGGCGGCATGGCCAGGCCCCGAGCTCCCCGCTCTAG
- the FAM222A gene encoding protein FAM222A isoform X2, with amino-acid sequence MLACLQRTQNPPAQHLACPNKALEPRKCETAAPMHSPRYPSPAELDAYAQKVANSPLTIKIFPTNIRVPQHKHLNRTVNGYDTTGQRYSPYPLHASGYQGLLAIVKASGKSVVKNSEGKRTKLSPAQVGIAPYPVSSTLAQGPSCAGQLSYHGGQKQLEGPVPPNVTVAASVLPLAGRSLALPPSNLPSIQSIIYQINQQCQAQGAQPGCPAVVAANPSPAKHGAFPGAAAYAGAVLPECRKGTELALGSNPAAALGPKAGVYPEGMDYLVWQQKQQQQHLRMYSGGSGGGGALSKSPETCVGASRPYALGGAAEKVSSSPLNCMHGNFSVGQYFAPPWNSILVTPNSDCYNPPELGAGPRELGVPPAEGLPSKTLCNTSILSSSLQSLEYLINDIHPPCIKEQMLGKGYETVSVPRLLDHQHAHIRLPVYR; translated from the coding sequence GCGAGACGGCGGCACCCATGCATTCCCCGCGCTACCCCAGCCCTGCCGAGCTGGACGCCTACGCACAGAAGGTGGCCAACAGCCCGCTGACCATCAAGATCTTCCCCACCAACATCAGGGTCCCCCAGCACAAGCACCTTAACCGGACGGTCAATGGCTACGACACCACGGGGCAGCGCTACAGCCCCTACCCCCTGCATGCCAGTGGCTACCAGGGTCTCCTGGCCATCGTCAAAGCCTCCGGTAAAAGCGTGGTGAAGAACTCAGAGGGGAAGCGGACTAAGCTCTCGCCCGCCCAGGTTGGCATCGCTCCCTACCCCGTGTCAAGCACTTTAGCTCAAGGTCCCTCCTGCGCCGGGCAGCTGAGCTACCACGGCGGCCAGAAGCAGCTGGAGGGTCCCGTGCCCCCCAATGTGACAGTGGCAGCCTCCGTGCTGCCGCTGGCGGGCAGGAGCCTGGCCCTGCCGCCATCCAACCTGCCCTCCATCCAGAGCATCATCTACCAGATCAATCAGCAGTGTCAGGCGCAGGGCGCCCAGCCGGGCTGCCCGGCCGTCGTGGCCGCCAACCCCAGCCCGGCCAAGCACGGCGCATTCCCCGGCGCCGCCGCGTACGCCGGCGCCGTCCTGCCGGAGTGCCGCAAGGGCACCGAGCTGGCGCTGGGCTCCAACCCGGCCGCGGCCCTGGGACCCAAGGCGGGTGTCTACCCCGAGGGCATGGACTACCTGGtctggcagcagaagcagcagcagcagcacctgcgAATGTACagcgggggcagcggcggcgggggggccctCAGCAAGTCCCCCGAGACGTGCGTGGGGGCTTCACGCCCCTACGCCCTGGGCGGCGCGGCCGAGAAGGTGAGCTCATCCCCCTTGAACTGCATGCACGGCAACTTCTCGGTGGGGCAGTACTTTGCCCCTCCCTGGAACAGCATCTTGGTGACCCCCAACAGCGACTGTTACAACCCGCCGGAGCTGGGGGCCGGGCCCCGCGAGCTGGGGGTGCCCCCCGCCGAGGGGCTGCCCAGCAAGACGCTCTGCAATACCTCCATcctcagcagcagcctccagTCCCTGGAGTATCTCATCAACGACATCCACCCACCCTGCATCAAGGAGCAGATGCTGGGCAAGGGCTACGAGACCGTGTCTGTGCCAAGGCTCTTGGACCACCAGCATGCCCACATCCGCCTGCCCGTCTACAGATAA
- the FAM222A gene encoding protein FAM222A isoform X3, which yields MHSPRYPSPAELDAYAQKVANSPLTIKIFPTNIRVPQHKHLNRTVNGYDTTGQRYSPYPLHASGYQGLLAIVKASGKSVVKNSEGKRTKLSPAQVGIAPYPVSSTLAQGPSCAGQLSYHGGQKQLEGPVPPNVTVAASVLPLAGRSLALPPSNLPSIQSIIYQINQQCQAQGAQPGCPAVVAANPSPAKHGAFPGAAAYAGAVLPECRKGTELALGSNPAAALGPKAGVYPEGMDYLVWQQKQQQQHLRMYSGGSGGGGALSKSPETCVGASRPYALGGAAEKVSSSPLNCMHGNFSVGQYFAPPWNSILVTPNSDCYNPPELGAGPRELGVPPAEGLPSKTLCNTSILSSSLQSLEYLINDIHPPCIKEQMLGKGYETVSVPRLLDHQHAHIRLPVYR from the coding sequence ATGCATTCCCCGCGCTACCCCAGCCCTGCCGAGCTGGACGCCTACGCACAGAAGGTGGCCAACAGCCCGCTGACCATCAAGATCTTCCCCACCAACATCAGGGTCCCCCAGCACAAGCACCTTAACCGGACGGTCAATGGCTACGACACCACGGGGCAGCGCTACAGCCCCTACCCCCTGCATGCCAGTGGCTACCAGGGTCTCCTGGCCATCGTCAAAGCCTCCGGTAAAAGCGTGGTGAAGAACTCAGAGGGGAAGCGGACTAAGCTCTCGCCCGCCCAGGTTGGCATCGCTCCCTACCCCGTGTCAAGCACTTTAGCTCAAGGTCCCTCCTGCGCCGGGCAGCTGAGCTACCACGGCGGCCAGAAGCAGCTGGAGGGTCCCGTGCCCCCCAATGTGACAGTGGCAGCCTCCGTGCTGCCGCTGGCGGGCAGGAGCCTGGCCCTGCCGCCATCCAACCTGCCCTCCATCCAGAGCATCATCTACCAGATCAATCAGCAGTGTCAGGCGCAGGGCGCCCAGCCGGGCTGCCCGGCCGTCGTGGCCGCCAACCCCAGCCCGGCCAAGCACGGCGCATTCCCCGGCGCCGCCGCGTACGCCGGCGCCGTCCTGCCGGAGTGCCGCAAGGGCACCGAGCTGGCGCTGGGCTCCAACCCGGCCGCGGCCCTGGGACCCAAGGCGGGTGTCTACCCCGAGGGCATGGACTACCTGGtctggcagcagaagcagcagcagcagcacctgcgAATGTACagcgggggcagcggcggcgggggggccctCAGCAAGTCCCCCGAGACGTGCGTGGGGGCTTCACGCCCCTACGCCCTGGGCGGCGCGGCCGAGAAGGTGAGCTCATCCCCCTTGAACTGCATGCACGGCAACTTCTCGGTGGGGCAGTACTTTGCCCCTCCCTGGAACAGCATCTTGGTGACCCCCAACAGCGACTGTTACAACCCGCCGGAGCTGGGGGCCGGGCCCCGCGAGCTGGGGGTGCCCCCCGCCGAGGGGCTGCCCAGCAAGACGCTCTGCAATACCTCCATcctcagcagcagcctccagTCCCTGGAGTATCTCATCAACGACATCCACCCACCCTGCATCAAGGAGCAGATGCTGGGCAAGGGCTACGAGACCGTGTCTGTGCCAAGGCTCTTGGACCACCAGCATGCCCACATCCGCCTGCCCGTCTACAGATAA